The sequence ATAATAGCAACCGGAGGTCATTCGTCTGGTGGTCACACACGGTGGGAGTGACCCAACTCTTCAGCGCAGCTTGAACAGCCAAACATCGACAACAACGAATGTTAGAGAGGCCAGCCCACTTCTCGTCGGCTCATGTCCTTGTCGAAATTTCTTGTAAGAGATAAAGTTGCGTTACTCTCTATTTTGGGACCAAGGACTGAGCATACGCAGACAGTTTCCTCTGACTAAACTAAACCTTAGCAAGCACTCTGATTGTTGAAGGTAAGTTGCTCAGTTTGTTTCCTCTTTATGAAGGCTATGTGGAATATGCAAATTTGAGCTAGACTTCGTGAGATGGGAAATATGTAGACCCCTGTGTTAAACTGTTTAACACAAGGGTCTTGTGTTTAACTGTTAAACTTGTTTAGTACAGTAAAATAAAGTCAGTTGGCTGTTTATTGCTGCTGAGGGGATCATTAGTAAATTTAGGATTTATGAATTAGATTTTTAGTCACTTCGTTTGCGTGATATTGCTTTCAATAGAGTGGTAAAAAAGAATGTCCTTCCTAGAAACGTCTTAGCGTTATGATTAGAGTAATAGGCTAATGTATCGATAAATAGCATACTATTTTGGAGAGCCGCGTTACACAGTTTTAACTGCCTAacaacacatcaataaactaTACTTGTTATATATGAAACAAAGGGAAACATAACCGCAATCATAGTACATATGTAACTGATAATACTTAATAATACATTTTGTGGGTTTACCCACCATTCGAAGTATTACAACAATCCGTTTAAATTTTAAGGGTGGAGGATGTTGGCGTTACGCACGGTGTTCACTGACGGCTTTTCGTATTTTTCAGGACAGCCTCTTGTGGCGGTGGTGATATTGCACAGCTGAGACTGAAGCTGAAAGGAAGTTTAAAAAATCAGCAGCATTTTCTTTACTCACCGACCACCCAGTTTAAACCCAGCGATTCAAGGATCTATCGAGGCCTCTTTTTTTCTAATAAAGGATATAACGTTATTTAtcaaattacattttcacttttATAGCTGAAAGAAAGCTATGGTAGTCATAAGAACTAAGTGGTGACAGGAGTTTTCAAGGGGACTGTGTTTTCTCGTGAAGTAAAATCACTTGGACAAAAGATGGAGGAATCATCACATTCTGCATATTCTGCCGCATCGCCGACAGTGGTTTCTACAGCTGGCTACCTCATGTTCCACGAATACCACAGCAATGTAGCTCTGGTGACACATTACAACTATACGGGCAAGCTCAAGGAGAACAAGTACAGAGATGGACTTAAACCAGAGgccatcatcttcctcatcatctgTCTGCTCATAGTGCTGGAAAACGCTGTGGTGCTGGTGGCTATCTGGAAGAACAAAAAATTCCATCTGCCCATGTACTACCTGCTGGGCAACCTGACACTCTCCGACCTGTTGGCAGGCTTCACCTACATGGTAAACATAATCACGTCTGGAGCCAACACGCTGAAGATGACCCCACTGCAGTGGTTCCTGAGGGAAGGCGGAGTGTTTATCACGCTTGCCGCTTCCGTCATCAGCCTACTGGCCATCGCCATCGAGCGGCACGTCACCATGGTGAGGATGAAGCCTTACCAGGGGGCAAAGAGAGGGCGCATGTTCGCCTTGATCGGGGCCAGCTGGGTTCTCGCAGTGCTTCTGGGGGTTCTCCCCATCATGGGCTGGAATTGCATGGGTCGCCTGGACCACTGCTCCACGGTCTTGCCGCTGTACGCTAAGAGCTACATCCTATTCTGTGTCACCGTCTTCAGTGCGGTGCTGATGTCCATCGTGGTGCTGTACATGCGCATCTTCCGCATCGTCAAATCCAACACGCAACGTCTGGGTTCCGGACCCCAGCGCAAGGGCCTGGCACGCAAATCCCAGAAGTACCTGGCCCTACTGAAGACCGTCACCATCGTGCTGGGAGTCTTCATCGCCTGCTGGCTGCCACTATTTGTGCTTCTCATCCTGGATTTCAGCAGCCCAGCAAAAAGTTGCCAGGTGCTCTTTCGCGCAGACTATTTCCTGGGCATTGCCATGTTCAACTCCTTGCTAAACCCCATAATCTACACACTCACCAGCAAGGACATGCGTCGGGCCATCATAAGGCTGCTCTGCAGCCACTGCCTCCTCACCAAAGACGGACAGGTGAAGAAGATCGGCCTGCCCTTCCTGGAGTGTAGCACCAGCAAAACGGAGATACCCTCCCACCGGCTGGAGGGAGTGGAGAACACTGTCTCCTCAGGGAACTTCACTCCTTCAACTATCAAAGCCATCTACCCCAGGATGACCAAGAGTTGAACACATTAGAAGCTGGAAAAATACTGCTCATAAAAAAGTACTGTTCATAGAAAGTACTGTTCATAGCATGAAGAGGTGCTGGAACTCATTGGACCTGGTGCATGGAACTACTCTGAAAGGCACTTAATGGCACCACCTCACTATGTGCTTAATCCCTTCACTTCCTTTGAAGTTTGAACCTTTAAATAACATTGATAACCTGGCTCTCAGCCAACTCTGTTAAGCACAGGGTTGACCATCCCTATGAATAAAATCTCTATTACAGTAACATGTAATAGGATGTTAAGACTGAGAGCATCTACGGGCAAATAAAGGAAAACGAACAACTTCAAGGTGGTGTATCATGCAATGTAGCGCACTCACACATTGTAATACAGGATACCCTGTTCAGTGTTAAGATGATCAGGTTTTGTCTCTCAAGTTTCATGATGTTCAAAAGGTGCAGAATAGGCAGACTGTCTTTATGCGGAGATCCTATCCCAAGGCTGTGCAGCACTTGGTTTCCCCTCAGAAACAGTAAACTctaacagaaacagagagatgcaTACATAGGAAAATAACAGGTTTCcaactttttcattttcttacCAATGGTCTCTGGGCTGCCTGGCCACAAATCAAGTTCTTGTGGCCTCCACCCTTTGCATGGGGTTCTGGATGGCTCCAAAACATGTGCCTGGCAAGCGCAGGCACAAACGACTAAACAGATCCATGTGGCTTTTCAGGGCCTTACTGGTTTTGTGGAATAAGTTGTCATAGACACCAGAAGCATGAACTTGCCCCCCCCATTCTAAGGTTTCCCAAAGTCTTCTGCAATCCTCTTCATTAAGCCCAATACAAATGTCCTATcttaaacaatacaatttatGGGGAGCAACAATGTAACTGCCCACAACGGAATCAATACTTTGTGTGGAAGTAACCCTGTATTTAAACATACTGTACAGAATGTTCAGAGATGAAATGCATATTTCAtaatgtgtatctatgtgttacgtgtagtttttttgttgttgacagAACGATGAAAGAGGTTTACTTTTAAGTTATGCATTATCATGTAATATATGTAAAATAAAATTTTGCTCAATACTTGCTGTTTATCATTACCTCAATGTAACTGATAGCATGCCTTCAATATTCAAAATCACAGAATTACAAAAGAACTTCAGTGGAAGGTTCAGTTCAtggtattttatttttgaaaccATTAAATATGTAAAGGAAATATATGATGCACTATTAATGTTTATTATATGAACATATACATGATGGAAACCATCAGCATGCCGCAGAATTTGACACAAAAATTATTTCAAGATTCCTTCCCCAGTTTGCAATTGAAAAATGGAGAAAGGAGGAGTGCACTGACACCTAGTGGACAAATACAATAACATGACAATGAAGTAGACCTTTTGTGACATTTATTTcacattaaaaacaaagaaaaaggacACAATGGACATGACAGACAGATCAGAGACGACAAAGTTCAGACAAAATTAGTTCCATTCAGTGCTGACAAGATTCCATAGTTGATCACTGACAGCACATGGTGAGAGCTGGGAGGTGTCGATGTTGATGGGGGTAACcaggtctttcccatagtgaacTGAAGAGAAAACAAGGACACAGCTTGTGAAAAAAGCCTATTTTTACAATTTGTACATGAATCTAACATGTATTTTTGAGTTTATCACAAATGTGGCAACTCCATTGCTTACAGCAGTCCTCCCATTTTAGACAAGAGGGAAGGAGATTATTTTAAACAATTAAGTTCTATTCTTCACACTTCCATTCTGACAATTTACTAGCCCTCCACAGCTAGTGCCAACATGATTTGGGACAAGGCTTATATACCAGCTTGCTATATTAGTGACAAAGTAAGAGTTCAGTAatcccacagtggccaatggCGATTGGTTAAAGACTGGTCCAATGGTTTTAAAATGAAAGTCTAAGGCCGCTAGGATGCAAGGACAGGAGACAAACCCAAATGGAGCGTGGCCGGAGCCCAACCCCAATGGAGCCCGGCCGTCCCATATCTATCCACAAAGTAAACTTGGGTCTGGTTTTACGAGGCAATCTGATACTACCTCCTTTTAGAATTTTTGGATCCCCATCCATCTCCAGCTTGATCTTAGTGACCTTGTAGTAGAGCTGAGCAAGGTAtctgcaagacaagacaaacagaATTGACACTGTAGAGCTCTATAAAAGCCTCTCCCCTCATCATGTACAGCAGCTATTCTGGAGAGGACTCTGGGCAAACTGTAATCCAAACTGTTTGAACTGGGTTTTTTCAACCAAGCCACACAGTAACCTGAACTGTAGCTGCTGCAGCCACATGCCAtgtaaagagaagaaaaagagagaacataCAGAGACAAGACTGAATAAACTGTGACTGTATATACAGGTGGACAGTGTGTTGTCTGGAAAGACAAATGCTGCTGGCAGTTGATGTTTTGACAGCATAAGCAATTCAATGTTATCTTGTGTTCTCGGTAATCAAATTAGGTTTGTTAATTCTAGAGCTGACGTCACCAATCCGATAAATAATCCTAGCGTGGATGATATGTTAAGACGTTCCTATAATCAAACATCGCAGAATTAACATTGCGTCTCTGTACGCCTAGATTATCATAAACATTACAAAAACGTTTACAAAATAGTGTGTGGGTAAAGAACAATCAAGCCAGATGCCGTTATCTCTGTGCATAGTTCATATTTTTCAACTGAAACAAGTTGCTGTAAGTTCAGTGAAGTTTGGGACCAGAGGAGAGGTCTAACACATTAGTAGGCATACCAGACTTTTTGGGGGGTCATTGAGTGTACCTGATTATGACGCACGTCTCTACTACGCAAACACTGGTTCCAAATTTGGCAACATGGCGGAGGGAATTGGCTACATTTCAATAGAACGGAAGGGCATGGAGCCATGTCGTCCACCTCTATATACAGTCGATGGAATTAACTGATGATCGGTCATCATCGGAATCATCATGAATAAACAGCAAACTATGAAAATCAGGGACAGTGTACATAATGTATTCAACTTTGGTGGTTACCATTTGAATTTTGTTGACCATGTAAAAGGCACTGCTATTCAGCCAAAGGGAATAAAAGAATATTCAAGTTCCTCACATGGCAGAGGGGATAACCTCTGTGGTGTCCTCATCCACCTCCTGCTGCATGGCCTGCATCTCCTGCTCCGACTCACGCAAGCGCTCTAGCTCCCTCTGCAGGAACCTGCCAGAGAGTTTGAAGTGGCTCTACCATAAGGAGGACACAAACGCACTACACAATGCTACCTGCTTCAATACAAGCAGTTTCTAGAGATTAacatagagaaaaaaaatgggttttgtttgattttctttTCCTTATGTTCATATGGCCCATAGTAAGTAACTGAAAAAATCTCTAAATGTATCACTCCTGTGTATTCAAAACGTTTTAGCC is a genomic window of Clupea harengus chromosome 1, Ch_v2.0.2, whole genome shotgun sequence containing:
- the s1pr5a gene encoding sphingosine 1-phosphate receptor 5a, translating into MEESSHSAYSAASPTVVSTAGYLMFHEYHSNVALVTHYNYTGKLKENKYRDGLKPEAIIFLIICLLIVLENAVVLVAIWKNKKFHLPMYYLLGNLTLSDLLAGFTYMVNIITSGANTLKMTPLQWFLREGGVFITLAASVISLLAIAIERHVTMVRMKPYQGAKRGRMFALIGASWVLAVLLGVLPIMGWNCMGRLDHCSTVLPLYAKSYILFCVTVFSAVLMSIVVLYMRIFRIVKSNTQRLGSGPQRKGLARKSQKYLALLKTVTIVLGVFIACWLPLFVLLILDFSSPAKSCQVLFRADYFLGIAMFNSLLNPIIYTLTSKDMRRAIIRLLCSHCLLTKDGQVKKIGLPFLECSTSKTEIPSHRLEGVENTVSSGNFTPSTIKAIYPRMTKS